A stretch of DNA from Artemia franciscana chromosome 6, ASM3288406v1, whole genome shotgun sequence:
ACATAAAAACCTTCtaaaatgagcattaaaaaatctgttcaaagcgGGACTCTGTAGTCCCGCTGGGCAAATGAATCTGACCAAATGCTAGCCGAAGGGACTGAGAAATCTCGCTGAGCAagttaattttttgtaaaagaaaaatcgtTTATTCACAATATAAAACTTCAATTGCAATGTTATTTGAAACTCAGTTATTGATGATACTCATGATACTCAGCAAAACAATTCTTCCGTTCGTTGACGCACAACGTCACACCACATTTGGAGCAAATTGAGTGTGGTCTTGATTCAACTTGCTTTAGAGAACACATTTCACATCTTGAGCGTTGAGAAACAAATTTAGGCCAGTGATCGCCCAGACCACTAAGACGGACATCGTCTGGAATTGAGGCACCGCAACTCCCTCGTCTTTTCTTGTTAACTGCAACAGCCTTCTGAAAAGCACTTCCATTTTTCCTCTTCAATTGTGGCACAGACACGAGTCCTCTCACGACCCTTCGCCGAAACTCGAGCAGTGTCAATTTTTCTTCGGGAAAAAGGAGACTGTGCAAAACATGGGAATTACAGAGTGTCAAATCAACAAAACCCCAAAACAGTCGGTGCCACCATTTTAAAGACTTTCTATCTCTTCCATATGCTACCCTTTTCTGGTCTGAAAGGTTTACACCACCCATATGGTCATGATAATCCTTTGCTACTTGAGGGGCTGTGATAACCGAAGCTACCTCTGTACCATGGTAGTTAGAGGCAAACAGAACGTTCTTGGAATCCCTCCATTTATAGACACCAATTGATCCACTATGTTTTTGGTCGAAGCTTCCTCTATTTAAAGCTCTGTCGGGTGCAAGGACAGGAAGCCCCTTTCTGTTTGAGTGAATAGTACAACACGCAAAAATACCATCTTCCTTAAGTTGCTCAAGAAGAGAGACAGACGAAAAAAAGTTATCAAAAATGACGATATGCTCTTTCTTGGTGAGACATTCAGTCATTTGCCTCGCGACTCTACCGCCAAGTCCAAATCATAAGTCGTATTTGATAGCTTGGAATTTTCCTTGGTAAACTTCAAAATTGTAGACATAACCGCTCATGCAGGCTAAGCACCAAAGCTTATAGCCCCTTTTTATCGGCTTCATTGGGTTATATTGCTTTAGTGTGGAGTGTCCTTTGAAAAGAATGATGGATTTGTCAACACTCAGCTAAGTTCCATGCTTCACTAACTGCTTGAAGCGAAAGTTGAGCAGGTCAATCATCGGTCGCAGCTTGAAAAGCCTGTCTTTCTGGCCAGCTGTGATTGTCAGGTTGTCTCTGACATGCAAGTTTCTTAGAATATCTTCGAATTTGTTTCTTGACATCCTTGACGATACAAAAGAGACACCAAGGTCAGGATCAGTAGCCCAGTAATCCCTCATGCTTAGAAGTTGGTGGTACCCCATTAATAGATTTATCCCTAAGAACACCTTAAGTTCATTGTCTGTTATGTTGAGATTCTTGCCCTTCTGAACAGAATTAAGATTTGACAGAAAAACAAGGAGCTCAAGAAACTCATTGCTCAAGCAGGTTAGAAAAAAATCCATAGGAGTTGATTCACACCCTATTTCCTCTAAATTAGCCTCATGACTCTTCAAGTCCAACTGATGGGTTTGTGCGACAACTTTCTTCCATGTTCTTTGCCTTTCATTGACATTTGCTTTCCTTGCTGGTGGTCTTACATTTTTTTGGTTGATTGGCTGCACGAGACAGAACAGGTGCTGATGAAGCTGAAGGCACAGCAAGCCAAGGATCTGTATCGTTTGGGATCGGAAAAGTGGCTGTCGAGTCTTCTCCAGCATTTGGTAAGTCCGAACTTGGGAGAATATTAGCTAACGCCATGCCAATCAGGTCTTGCTCCATAGCATCGTCTTCTGTGTCGGTGTTTTCCTGTAAATCCAGCTCTATCTCTTCAGACTGCTGAAACCAGACATCCTCTTCATCCAAATCACTAAGATCGCTTCCCATCTCTTCTAAGACATTCAGTATGGTTCTTTGACTGGTAAATATTCGCTTTCGCATGGCCTGGAACAAGAACTaactaaacaataaaataatatgagagagagagagagagagagagagagagagggagagagaaagatagagagagagagagagagagaaagaaaccaacaaaaagaaatttcttttttctttgtttaatctTGAAGCgcgcaaccccaacacctagttggtggggcgcttcgcacccccccaagcccccccgcgcgcgtaagtcgttacgcgccatattagttacgcgccattgtagttgtgtccctgtgtcccacctgtgaatatagatagatttatatatgtgtttcaaactacgtaaaaattgcgaatatacaacattcttggctttcccattgtctgtccatatacaaagccgtatgtactaataatgacgtcatatgcaaacgctctttttacaaacaaacaaacatgcatacacacaactcgtttttatatagatagatagatagatagatacaatacaaattaactacgtaaaacttgtgaatatacaacagtcttcgctgtcccattgtctgtgcgtataaatagattgtcaggtttaccgaccctaaaagatgcaacatacaattgtacattggtaaagcaatctgtattaagatctataccgcatttttctagtgattgcccttgagctttgttgatggtggttgcaaatgctaatcgaattgggaattgcaatcttttaaattgaaaaagcagatccgttggaatcatgggaatgcgaggaataagaacagcctcacccccttaaggccctgtcaagattgtggcctctattaggttttccattgttttttttacggcaagtcgcgtgccattgcaaagctttggtgggttgatatttcttaaaagtattattggtacgcctatttttagttgtagcacgtgtggtggaaaccctgaaggatctatggaatttaaaaattcagatggataattaaccgcttcatttggttccaaaatacaaattaactgcgtaaaacttgcgaatatacaacattcttcgctgtccaattgtcgctgcatataaatagattgtcaggtttaccgaccctcgaacatgcaacgtacaattgtccatgggaaaaacaatcagtattaagatctataccacatttttctaatgattgaccttgagctttgttaatggtgattgcaaatgctaatcgaattgggaattgcaatcttttaaattgaaaaggcagatccgttggaatcatgggaatgcgaggaataagaacagcctcaccctcaaaaggccctgtcaagattgtggcctctattaggttttccattgtttttttttacggcaagtcgagtgccattgcaaagctttggtgggtttatatttcttaaaagtattaaaacaatattgttgatttcgtggacgtctatatttttgggtgcgagaatcgctctttcacttagccatttattatttttataattttttagaatattcggaaatactttttcaatcaattcatttttggacgtcactaaattacagaaatcagcaggtagttgtatacgtcctgaaattgagtctactgggagctttccgtttcccattgccagcaattgatctgaaaatgcttgaccagagtcatcgttttgcaatcggacacgcatatttgtagttaattttaatgtttttacgtgtgcccataaattagaatttttcaggcaagcattcatttcgtctgcaggagttgatttaggtattataggtaatgtttgcctgaaatctcccgcaagcaatattaatgtgctgccaaagggtttcgacttccctcgcaaatctttcaagcattgatccagagcctcgagcgattttttgtgtgccattgtgcactcatcccaaataataagtttgcattgctgcaatactttacccatcccagatgatttggaaatattgcacgtgggagtttctgtagaatgcaagttcagaggcaatttcaaagcggaatgagcagttcttccaccaggcagcaatgttgcggctattccggacgacgcaattgccaacgctatatcattttttgatcgaattgatgccagaatcagttttatcacaaacgttttaccagttttcctggtgcatccaaaaagaaaattcctccaacgttgttatcgacacaatgcattatcgtatcataaatgtctttttgttccgaccttaacttggaaatgttattttgtacatacgacaatagatcactcgtactgtaactttgttcacgatccaattctacacatgtcgaaacagcagcgatacggttaggtgaaggcattcccaaatcctgaagaggtttgtttgccatacgtacgcacaaatcttctatgacaactaaagtgtagttataaatttctgatgtaaaatcaaaagtcatatctgacgtctctaactgttttcgatggagtatatcttcggacatgacgtcagtcaacacagaaacatgacgtcacctgatccacagacagacacacagacagacaacttatttttatatatatatagatagatagatatatatataaaaataagttgtatgtatttttgtgttgagggtttgcatatgacgtatgaaaaataaagaagaaaaagaaaactgaaacttaaaatgtaaaaactgggaatcgcataaatatttcaaaatattttgacaatagattaaagtaattcgaaaaccttaaaacagatacttaaaatttgaggtttattataaattgttgagctttagcatgcttggcatgtgaagaatttttcaactgtcaatgttagaatgaatattgacaaattgaaaaacattgaaaaagatagaatgttaccaaaaatcaaaacccggcttgcggttcaaagagaaagggccagattaggaatgtgcaatttacgtcaacgaaggcgtgtcgaggaactaccagagcaacgcgaaaccatacttgctgctgaaagagaaagtaaaaaaaagaaggcgtgtcgaggaatcacaagagcaacgtgaaaacaggcttgcggcttcaagagataaagccaaaaaagaaaaacttcaaaaaagaaaaaactaaaaaagaaaaaatctaaaaaaaactaaaaaagaaaacaaatcaataaaatgaataaactaaaaaaaagaaaaaatagaaaaggaaaaaactaaaagaaaaaactaaaaatgaaaaaaaaaactaaaaaagaaactatatctatatatataccctACAGTTCACTACTGCTCGCTTTGCATGTTAATGCCACTCTTATCTTAATTTGAGaatagaagcttttttttaaaaaataaaaattctgttttaattaaataatttttaagatcacactgcttttccatttgcGAAAAAAATGCGAGAAAAACGGGCTTTGatttcaacaaagcagtgatcaaaaaataaaaacaaaacaaaacttcaattaaaaaaaactccgaatatttcggcccaacgtccgggagcctttctcaacaaaaaagtgaaaaaacacaaaagaatttaagtaagagaaaaaaataattgttttagaaataaaacaaaaaacacaaaaaaacactattaaacaaacgaaatgaaaaaaaaaataagtaagaacaactcacattataaacgAACTTCCATCACTTATGTTATTACATAAGAATAAAGCCAAAGCGAATATTTATAGAATTGTCTTATGTGTATAGACATTcgctttagttttatttttatgtcataATATCAGTGCTGGAAGTTTGTTTATGATGTGAGTTgttcttaattatttatatattttttcttttcatatatttagtTGTCGTTTTTTGTGTATGatatttttgtgttatttttaaaaacagcggttttttctctcttactaaaactattttgatttaaaaaaataaaaaaaagttcagttaAATTTAATGGCGCAATAGACTTTACGATGTTTATGGTAACCCGTTCATACCCACACCCACCCCGGGTAAAACACCCCCAGTTTCTAAATAATAAATCGTACATGTAAGCTATAGGCGTTGTACATAGGTTGTAGCCTTTGTACCGGGAGCTTCATGGGTCATAACATCTTCAGACATGGGGACCATAGTTATTGGATCCtttgactattctgaacaaagaGCTATCTAAAGCTTTTCATCAGTGTTGAATAGAGGGTTAGATAAGTAAGGGACGGTTATTCTCCGATCATCCTTTTGAACACCCTGTTCGATATCAATATGAGAATTTCTGAATTATAACGTCAGCTGTTCCTGAGACATTGCCTGTACCTGGATATTAAGATATCAACAATATGGACGTCTTTAATTTAGTTCACCACCCCCCTCGACATTCCCTAAAGTTTCACCTTAGTAATCTTGGACTATTCACACCAGCTCAGGATCATATATCCCCTCGACCAATAATCAATTCgacaaatgaataataaaacgGCAAATCacacaatttctaatttttcctctgtgGCTGTGTGGGGGGGTCATGTCATTCTCAGAGGTATAGTTTTTAACCCTATTAACTattctgaagaaaaaacaatctgaGCATTTTGTCAGTCTTGAGGGAAGCGAGGGACTCAAAAAGCCAGAGAGGAGGGGACTGGATGGGTCCAATCCTTTTTCAATACCCAActcaacatgtcctgaaagtttcaacttaatgccttTAGCCACGCCTGAGATATTGTAAATAGGCTACAACATTTAGAAAAGTAGAAtatgcttgttttgttttcattttgtttaacataccCTCAACACTTCCTGAAAGCCTCATATTtttacccttagcctttttgcaGACCCAGTTTCAAACGTGACatcatttcttagaaaataacAACCTT
This window harbors:
- the LOC136028453 gene encoding piggyBac transposable element-derived protein 4-like, which encodes MTECLTKKEHIVIFDNFFSSVSLLEQLKEDGIFACCTIHSNRKGLPVLAPDRALNRGSFDQKHSGSIGVYKWRDSKNVLFASNYHGTEVASVITAPQVAKDYHDHMGGVNLSDQKRVAYGRDRKSLKWWHRLFWGFVDLTLCNSHVLHSLLFPEEKLTLLEFRRRVVRGLVSVPQLKRKNGSAFQKAVAVNKKRRGSCGASIPDDVRLSGLGDHWPKFVSQRSRCEMCSLKQVESRPHSICSKCGVTLCVNERKNCFAEYHEYHQ